The following are encoded in a window of Flavobacteriales bacterium genomic DNA:
- a CDS encoding acyloxyacyl hydrolase has translation MAKSDLRLLVEPSYYQSQQKLLGEMYIWYLGIDIPYFEELKKEFMTLKVFNEFALNIGLQYRYRITENLNTYILGSVGPMYSGVRTERLAKGFAFSDILALGVSYKLKRILWDLRLSLRHNSNLNLSHPNAGHNSTCFGAGIAYQLQ, from the coding sequence ATGGCTAAGAGCGATTTACGATTACTCGTTGAGCCAAGCTATTATCAATCTCAACAAAAATTACTGGGAGAAATGTATATCTGGTATTTAGGTATTGATATACCCTATTTCGAAGAACTAAAAAAGGAATTTATGACATTAAAAGTTTTTAACGAATTCGCCTTAAATATCGGTTTACAGTATCGATATAGAATTACAGAAAACCTTAATACATACATACTAGGAAGTGTTGGCCCAATGTATTCTGGTGTCAGGACCGAAAGGTTAGCCAAGGGGTTTGCTTTCTCTGACATATTGGCACTGGGAGTTTCTTACAAATTAAAAAGGATACTCTGGGATCTCCGGCTTTCCTTAAGACACAACTCCAACTTAAATTTATCGCACCCTAACGCAGGCCATAATAGTACTTGCTTTGGGGCAGGTATTGCATACCAGCTTCAGTAA